One stretch of Streptomyces sp. 135 DNA includes these proteins:
- a CDS encoding DUF1062 domain-containing protein encodes MLENWVVMPACLPLVLRRCHTCASERFRANGKFRVNANRKLLDAWLLVLCTACGETAKLTVLERLNVRSVRPELLDRMHANDPGLAAELLQDPVVRRRNRIALDWADAWRLDTGGSDHPDSEVIDVSVRFAARIPVRPVRLIAEGCGLPRAEVERLIDEGKVVSAVRLSGKLSGDFTFMLKR; translated from the coding sequence GTGCTTGAAAACTGGGTGGTCATGCCCGCCTGCCTGCCCCTCGTCCTGCGCCGTTGCCACACGTGCGCGTCCGAACGGTTCCGGGCCAACGGCAAGTTCCGTGTCAACGCGAACCGCAAGCTCCTCGATGCCTGGCTCCTCGTGCTCTGTACCGCTTGCGGGGAGACCGCGAAGCTCACGGTCCTGGAGCGGCTGAACGTGCGCTCCGTACGGCCCGAGCTGCTGGACCGGATGCACGCCAACGACCCGGGCCTGGCAGCCGAGTTGCTCCAGGACCCGGTCGTGCGGCGCCGCAATCGCATCGCTCTCGACTGGGCGGACGCCTGGCGTCTCGACACCGGCGGATCGGATCACCCGGACAGCGAGGTGATCGACGTATCGGTCCGCTTCGCGGCGCGGATCCCGGTCCGGCCGGTGCGGCTGATCGCTGAAGGCTGCGGTCTTCCGAGGGCCGAGGTCGAGAGGCTGATCGACGAGGGGAAGGTCGTCTCGGCGGTCCGGCTGAGCGGCAAGCTCTCCGGTGACTTCACCTTCATGCTCAAACGCTGA
- a CDS encoding SDR family NAD(P)-dependent oxidoreductase, which produces MTVTDESHEGTVAYGPGIDPDRLAVCLSVLDELDKLDVDHPDAIAVRRATAGIYRTVKQRRRQERRAAKTAHDRAVTEATATGSAERIDDETAGVLPSSSVKGEIAGILQRPRSCYTCKTRYVEVDAFYHQLCQPCAAENRARRDARTDLTGKRALLTGGRAKIGMYIALRLLRDGAHTTVTTRFPSDAIRRFKAMPDSDEWIHRLKIVGIDLRDPAQVVALAESVAAEGPLDVLINNAAQTVRRSPQAYSELVAAESAPLPAGELPASEVIGTFGSGAVAALPVAGGGALTADDVTGLALVTGSASLERIAAGTAIDAGGLVPDLHDTNSWIQTVEEVGPIELLEVQLCNSTAPFILISHLRSAMAAAAAANEDGRAYVVNVSAMEGVFGRGYKGAGHPHTNMAKAALNMLTRTSAQEMFEKDRILMTAVDTGWITDERPHPDKMRLAEEGFHAPLDLIDGAARVYDPIVRGQAGEDLFGVFLKDYAPGKW; this is translated from the coding sequence ATGACGGTGACAGACGAAAGCCACGAGGGGACCGTCGCGTACGGCCCCGGCATCGACCCGGACCGTCTCGCCGTCTGCCTCAGCGTGCTCGACGAGCTGGACAAGCTGGACGTGGACCACCCCGACGCGATCGCGGTGCGCCGCGCGACGGCCGGGATCTACCGCACGGTGAAGCAGCGCCGCCGCCAGGAGCGCCGCGCCGCCAAGACCGCCCACGACCGCGCGGTCACCGAGGCCACCGCCACCGGCTCCGCCGAGCGCATCGACGACGAGACGGCGGGCGTGCTGCCCTCCTCCTCGGTGAAGGGCGAGATCGCGGGGATACTCCAGCGCCCGCGCTCCTGCTACACCTGCAAGACGCGGTACGTCGAGGTCGACGCGTTCTACCACCAGCTCTGCCAGCCCTGCGCCGCCGAGAACCGCGCCCGCCGCGACGCCCGCACCGACCTGACCGGCAAGCGCGCCCTGCTCACCGGCGGCCGCGCCAAGATCGGCATGTACATCGCGCTGCGGCTGCTGCGGGACGGCGCGCACACCACCGTCACCACGCGCTTCCCGAGCGACGCGATCCGCCGCTTCAAGGCCATGCCCGACAGCGACGAGTGGATCCACCGCCTGAAGATCGTCGGCATCGACCTGCGCGACCCCGCCCAGGTCGTCGCGCTCGCCGAGTCGGTCGCCGCCGAGGGCCCCCTCGACGTACTGATCAACAACGCCGCGCAGACCGTACGCCGCTCCCCCCAGGCCTACAGCGAGCTGGTCGCCGCCGAGTCCGCCCCGCTGCCCGCCGGTGAGCTGCCCGCCTCCGAGGTGATCGGCACCTTCGGTTCCGGCGCCGTGGCCGCGCTGCCGGTCGCCGGGGGCGGCGCGCTGACCGCCGACGACGTCACCGGCCTCGCGCTGGTCACGGGGTCGGCCTCCCTGGAGCGCATCGCGGCCGGCACGGCGATCGACGCGGGCGGCCTGGTGCCCGACCTGCACGACACCAACAGCTGGATCCAGACCGTCGAGGAGGTCGGCCCGATCGAGCTGCTCGAAGTACAGCTGTGCAACTCGACGGCGCCGTTCATCCTCATCAGCCACCTGCGCTCCGCCATGGCGGCCGCCGCCGCGGCGAACGAGGACGGCCGCGCGTACGTCGTGAACGTCTCCGCCATGGAGGGAGTTTTCGGCCGCGGCTACAAGGGCGCGGGCCACCCGCACACCAACATGGCCAAGGCCGCCCTGAACATGCTGACGCGCACCAGCGCGCAGGAGATGTTCGAGAAGGACCGCATCCTCATGACCGCGGTCGACACGGGCTGGATCACCGACGAGCGACCGCACCCCGACAAGATGCGCCTGGCCGAGGAGGGCTTCCACGCCCCCCTGGACCTCATCGACGGCGCGGCGCGGGTCTACGACCCCATCGTGCGCGGCCAGGCCGGCGAGGATCTGTTCGGCGTCTTCCTGAAGGACTACGCGCCCGGTAAGTGGTAG
- a CDS encoding putative quinol monooxygenase, whose amino-acid sequence MTTAQAPISLYGFLRPRPERADEVRQFLASLVEPTRREEGNLEYHLHAQDDGRLFLYEVWRSQEDLDRHNATPALRHFLDHLLDFLEEAPDGYFDTMISPYPRESGESGDSGEPFVGSKKTSGSAPLNATNVLPDRVA is encoded by the coding sequence ATGACGACGGCACAAGCACCCATCTCCCTCTACGGTTTTCTGCGCCCCCGGCCCGAACGGGCCGACGAGGTCCGGCAGTTCCTCGCCTCCCTCGTGGAGCCCACCCGGCGGGAGGAGGGCAACCTGGAGTACCACCTGCACGCGCAGGACGACGGCCGGCTCTTCCTGTACGAGGTCTGGCGCTCCCAGGAAGACCTGGACCGGCACAACGCCACACCGGCGCTGCGCCACTTCCTGGACCACCTGCTGGACTTCCTCGAAGAAGCCCCCGACGGCTACTTCGACACCATGATCAGTCCGTATCCGCGCGAGTCGGGCGAGTCGGGTGATTCGGGTGAGCCGTTCGTGGGCTCGAAAAAAACCAGTGGATCGGCGCCGCTGAACGCCACTAACGTGCTGCCGGACCGAGTCGCCTGA
- a CDS encoding extracellular solute-binding protein codes for MRISRIPRRAVAAGAVLAVLLPLSACGDGGDGGGSTDASGKIEGKITFQTWNLKANFKPYFEGLVAEFEKKYPGTDVKWIDQPGEGYADKISADAAAGTLPDVVNVSPDLVAPLAKAGLALDLDKAAGKYEKEYLPGAWKSHQIPGTEGTYAFPWYLNTGPLFYNKRLFKDAGLDENEPPKTYDQLFDQALQLAKKSDGKIATLANVPTIEDFGRYGVPLMNKEGTGFTFNDAKGVELLTKYKKLYDAKALDGQALTATPESTGKKFLTEAVAMNPGSALDLEKFKKDAPKLYKNIGITPQISNTGKDNMYVMGVMVNARTKQTPAAVAFAHFVTDAKHQMEFAKQVAIFPSTQGSLDDPYFTEQDGKEETRVRVAAAKSVKTAVNYTPVLFSEQMKVELRNSVAKALQGKESPKEALDNAVKNCDRLLKQS; via the coding sequence GTGCGTATCTCCCGTATTCCCCGCAGAGCGGTCGCCGCAGGCGCCGTCCTCGCTGTCCTGCTGCCGCTGAGCGCCTGTGGCGACGGAGGCGACGGCGGCGGTTCCACGGACGCGTCGGGCAAGATCGAAGGCAAGATCACCTTCCAGACCTGGAATCTGAAGGCGAACTTCAAGCCCTACTTCGAGGGCCTCGTCGCCGAGTTCGAGAAGAAGTACCCCGGCACCGACGTCAAGTGGATCGACCAGCCCGGCGAGGGCTACGCCGACAAGATCAGCGCCGACGCCGCCGCGGGCACGCTGCCCGACGTCGTGAACGTCTCGCCCGATCTGGTCGCCCCGCTCGCCAAGGCCGGCCTCGCGCTCGACCTCGACAAGGCCGCGGGCAAGTACGAGAAGGAGTACCTCCCCGGGGCCTGGAAGAGCCACCAGATACCGGGCACGGAGGGGACGTACGCCTTCCCCTGGTACCTGAACACCGGGCCGCTCTTCTACAACAAGCGCCTCTTCAAGGATGCGGGCCTCGACGAGAACGAGCCCCCGAAGACGTACGACCAGCTCTTCGACCAGGCCTTGCAGTTGGCGAAGAAGAGCGACGGGAAGATCGCCACGCTCGCCAACGTCCCCACCATCGAGGACTTCGGGCGCTACGGCGTCCCGCTGATGAACAAGGAAGGCACCGGCTTCACCTTCAACGACGCCAAGGGCGTCGAACTCCTCACCAAGTACAAGAAGCTGTACGACGCCAAGGCCCTGGACGGGCAGGCGCTGACGGCGACGCCGGAGTCGACCGGCAAGAAGTTCCTCACCGAGGCCGTCGCCATGAACCCCGGCAGCGCGCTGGACCTGGAGAAGTTCAAGAAGGACGCGCCGAAGCTCTACAAGAACATCGGCATCACCCCGCAGATCAGCAACACCGGCAAGGACAACATGTACGTGATGGGCGTGATGGTGAACGCCCGCACCAAGCAGACGCCGGCCGCCGTCGCCTTCGCGCACTTCGTCACCGACGCCAAGCACCAGATGGAGTTCGCCAAGCAGGTCGCGATCTTCCCGAGCACCCAGGGCTCCCTGGACGACCCCTACTTCACCGAGCAGGACGGCAAGGAGGAGACGCGGGTCCGCGTCGCCGCCGCGAAGTCCGTCAAGACGGCGGTGAACTACACGCCCGTGCTCTTCAGCGAGCAGATGAAGGTCGAGCTGCGCAACTCCGTCGCCAAGGCACTCCAGGGCAAGGAGAGCCCCAAGGAAGCGCTTGACAACGCTGTCAAGAACTGCGACCGGCTGCTGAAGCAGAGCTGA
- a CDS encoding MerR family transcriptional regulator, which produces MTREVRHMKIGELARATGVSVRLLRYYEEQGLLVPSRTDGGHRHYGEGALTTVTRIRTLLAAGLPTRIIRDLMPCFLGDGPELDTCVLEHLRTHLSELDTRIADLQQARTSLRDLLDTSSRASRAEVSCG; this is translated from the coding sequence ATGACACGTGAGGTGCGCCACATGAAGATCGGCGAACTGGCCCGCGCGACAGGCGTGAGCGTGCGCCTGCTGCGTTACTACGAGGAACAGGGCCTGCTCGTCCCGTCCCGGACGGACGGCGGCCACCGGCACTACGGCGAGGGCGCGCTGACGACCGTCACGCGGATCCGGACGCTGCTGGCCGCGGGGCTCCCCACCCGGATCATCCGCGACCTCATGCCGTGCTTCCTCGGCGACGGACCGGAACTCGACACCTGCGTCCTGGAGCACCTCCGGACGCACCTGTCCGAGCTGGACACGCGCATCGCCGACCTGCAACAGGCCCGCACGTCGCTCCGCGACCTCCTCGACACTTCGTCACGCGCTTCCCGCGCCGAGGTGTCTTGCGGGTGA
- a CDS encoding LacI family DNA-binding transcriptional regulator, producing MKDIARRAGVSESAVSFALNDRPGVSEITRDRVRRVAEQLGWRPSTAARALSGEGSATVGLVVARPAATLGVDSFFLQLISGVQEVLAERHLGLLFQVVEDVAAECAVYRRWWAEHRVDGVLVVDPRTDDPRPALLDELGLPAVVTGGVPDPEAGPPGLSTVWADDAGAMASVVGHLHALGHRRIVHIAGMEGLAHTERRMRTLRAEAASRGLSGVRSVTTDYSDAEGAAVTRRVLQSAEPPTALVYDNDVMAVAGVAAASSLGFGVPDDVSVVAWEDSALCRMVHPWLTALSRDTVAFGRTAARELLALLDDGPAATVQVPLPRLIERESTGPVRDV from the coding sequence ATGAAGGACATCGCGCGCCGCGCCGGGGTCTCCGAGAGCGCCGTCTCCTTCGCGCTCAACGACCGGCCCGGCGTCTCCGAGATCACCCGCGACCGGGTGCGCAGGGTCGCGGAACAGCTCGGCTGGCGGCCCAGTACGGCGGCGCGCGCCCTGTCGGGCGAGGGCTCGGCCACCGTCGGCCTGGTCGTGGCGCGGCCCGCGGCGACGCTGGGCGTCGACTCCTTCTTCCTCCAGCTCATCTCCGGCGTCCAGGAGGTGCTGGCCGAGCGGCACTTGGGGCTGCTCTTCCAGGTGGTGGAGGACGTGGCCGCCGAGTGCGCGGTCTACCGCCGCTGGTGGGCCGAGCACCGGGTGGACGGCGTGCTCGTGGTCGACCCGCGCACGGACGACCCCCGGCCCGCACTCCTCGACGAGCTGGGGCTGCCCGCGGTGGTGACGGGCGGCGTGCCCGACCCGGAGGCGGGGCCGCCGGGGCTCTCCACGGTGTGGGCGGACGACGCGGGGGCGATGGCGTCGGTCGTGGGCCATCTGCACGCCCTCGGGCACCGCCGCATCGTGCACATCGCGGGCATGGAAGGGCTCGCGCACACCGAGCGCCGCATGCGCACCCTGCGGGCCGAGGCGGCGAGCCGCGGCCTGTCCGGGGTGCGCTCGGTGACGACCGACTACTCCGACGCGGAGGGCGCCGCCGTGACCCGGCGCGTCCTGCAGTCCGCCGAACCGCCGACGGCCCTGGTGTACGACAACGACGTGATGGCCGTGGCCGGGGTCGCCGCCGCGTCCTCCCTCGGCTTCGGCGTCCCGGACGACGTGTCGGTCGTGGCCTGGGAGGACTCGGCGCTGTGCCGCATGGTGCACCCATGGCTGACGGCCCTGTCCCGGGACACCGTGGCGTTCGGCCGCACGGCCGCCCGCGAGCTGCTCGCCCTCCTCGACGACGGGCCCGCGGCGACCGTCCAGGTGCCGCTGCCGCGGCTCATCGAACGGGAGAGCACGGGGCCGGTACGGGACGTGTGA
- a CDS encoding nitroreductase/quinone reductase family protein: MPTPATSFNQSVIDEFRANGGKVGGPFEGGDLLLLTTTGARSGKEHTTPLGFVRDGDLLLLVGSNLGGPCHPDWYHNVLAHPTVGVELGTEEFQAIAVPAEGERRDRLFARITAAEPGYGDYQARTSRILPVVVLERPAHEAGIPQEAGDFAEKMQQVHLWLRGQLRHVRDETEAHFAATAAHRGPGAPPEPGLGLRIRQHCLAFCEALEFHHTSEEAHLFPTMAGYHLELRETFDRLAEEHRTVARIQGELAGLLAGLGGADPERFRAELARMSEELTRHLDYEEEALLPILAELPWPPGPPVPPGQPEAVK, encoded by the coding sequence ATGCCCACACCCGCCACATCCTTCAACCAATCCGTCATCGACGAGTTCCGCGCCAACGGCGGCAAGGTCGGCGGCCCCTTCGAGGGCGGCGACCTGCTCCTGCTCACCACCACCGGAGCCAGGTCCGGCAAGGAACACACCACCCCGCTCGGCTTCGTCCGCGACGGCGACCTGCTCCTGCTGGTCGGCTCGAACCTCGGCGGGCCGTGCCATCCCGACTGGTACCACAACGTCCTCGCCCACCCGACGGTCGGCGTGGAGCTCGGCACCGAGGAGTTCCAGGCGATCGCCGTCCCCGCCGAGGGGGAGCGGCGCGACCGGCTCTTCGCGCGGATCACGGCAGCCGAGCCCGGATACGGCGACTACCAGGCGCGCACCAGCCGGATCCTGCCCGTCGTCGTCCTTGAGCGGCCCGCGCACGAGGCCGGCATCCCGCAGGAGGCCGGTGACTTCGCCGAGAAGATGCAGCAGGTGCACCTGTGGCTGCGCGGCCAGCTGCGGCACGTACGGGACGAGACCGAGGCACACTTCGCGGCGACAGCGGCGCACCGGGGCCCCGGAGCGCCGCCGGAACCGGGGCTCGGGCTGCGGATCCGCCAGCACTGCCTGGCGTTCTGCGAGGCCCTGGAGTTCCACCACACCAGCGAGGAGGCGCATCTCTTCCCGACGATGGCGGGCTACCACCTCGAACTGCGCGAGACCTTCGACCGGCTCGCCGAGGAACACCGGACGGTCGCCCGCATCCAGGGCGAGCTCGCCGGGCTCCTGGCCGGCCTCGGGGGAGCGGACCCGGAGCGTTTCCGAGCCGAACTGGCGCGCATGTCGGAGGAGTTGACCCGCCATCTCGACTACGAGGAGGAAGCGCTCCTGCCGATCCTGGCCGAACTGCCGTGGCCGCCCGGACCGCCCGTCCCGCCCGGACAGCCCGAGGCCGTCAAGTAG
- a CDS encoding sugar ABC transporter permease yields the protein MKTSTVTRTPGAGRAAASPGGGRTATRRRARIRRQLSTSPWLFAAPGLAIVAVFSLYPFVSTIINSFTDKRTLIPGEYVGLANFRELLHDDMFWIGLRNSTLYVLVVVPALVLLPLLLAMLVQKHIPGITFFRSAFYTPVVASIVVVGLIWVWMLDERGLVNAVLEAVGVGKVGFLSDQWLLLFSAMAVTVWKGLGYYMIIYLAALANVPRELHEAAAVDGAGAVRRFFSVTVPAVRSTMVLVGALSSVAAFKVFSEVYLMAGPTGGPAGEDTTLVMLVQRTGTGLTGRVGYASAISVVIFVVTVALMLLVLRADRKEDA from the coding sequence ATGAAGACCAGTACCGTCACCAGAACCCCGGGCGCGGGCCGCGCCGCCGCCTCCCCGGGCGGCGGCCGGACCGCCACCCGGAGGCGCGCCAGGATCCGGCGCCAACTGTCCACCAGCCCCTGGCTGTTCGCCGCCCCCGGGCTCGCGATCGTCGCCGTCTTCAGCCTCTATCCGTTCGTCAGCACGATCATCAACTCCTTCACCGACAAAAGGACGTTGATCCCCGGCGAGTACGTGGGGCTCGCCAACTTCCGCGAGCTGCTGCACGACGACATGTTCTGGATCGGCCTGCGCAACAGCACGCTGTACGTCCTCGTGGTCGTCCCCGCGCTCGTCCTGCTGCCGCTGCTCCTCGCCATGCTCGTCCAGAAGCACATCCCCGGCATCACCTTCTTCCGGTCCGCCTTCTACACCCCGGTGGTCGCCTCCATCGTGGTCGTCGGCCTGATCTGGGTGTGGATGCTCGACGAACGCGGCCTGGTGAACGCGGTGCTGGAGGCGGTGGGCGTCGGCAAGGTCGGCTTCCTCAGCGACCAGTGGCTGCTGCTGTTCAGCGCCATGGCCGTCACGGTCTGGAAGGGCCTCGGCTACTACATGATCATTTACCTGGCAGCCCTCGCCAACGTGCCGCGCGAGCTCCACGAGGCCGCGGCGGTCGACGGCGCGGGGGCGGTGCGCCGCTTCTTCAGCGTCACCGTGCCCGCCGTGCGCTCCACCATGGTGCTCGTCGGCGCGCTCTCCTCGGTCGCCGCCTTCAAGGTCTTCTCCGAGGTCTATCTGATGGCGGGGCCCACCGGCGGCCCCGCGGGCGAGGACACCACGCTGGTGATGCTGGTGCAGCGCACCGGCACCGGCCTGACCGGGCGCGTCGGCTACGCCTCGGCCATCTCCGTCGTCATCTTCGTCGTCACCGTCGCGCTGATGCTGCTCGTGCTGCGGGCGGACCGGAAGGAGGACGCGTGA
- a CDS encoding carbohydrate ABC transporter permease, with amino-acid sequence MPVWEIVLRYGLLLAVLALMIGPFLWQLSTSLKGPHEDIFSSPPKFLPSDPTLHNYERVADTIPVWDYALNSLKVAAANVVTNCVGAALAGYALARLRYRGRKAATLVFILAMLVPVEGIIIAQFTTMRELGLNNTLIGVLLPGCVSALNVLLMRNAFLNVPYEIEEAAFVDGANVWQRFVRIALPAVKGTLAVVAIFAFMGAWDDFLWPLIVLSDPERFTLTIGLNYLHGTFANDERLVAAGTVIAVLPLIVLFACLQRYFFRGVGEGAVKG; translated from the coding sequence ATGCCCGTGTGGGAGATCGTCCTGCGCTACGGACTCCTGCTCGCCGTACTGGCGCTGATGATCGGGCCGTTCCTCTGGCAGCTGTCCACGTCCCTGAAGGGGCCGCACGAGGACATCTTCAGCTCCCCGCCGAAGTTCCTGCCCTCCGACCCGACCCTCCACAACTACGAGCGGGTCGCCGACACCATCCCCGTCTGGGACTACGCGCTCAACTCCCTGAAGGTGGCCGCCGCCAACGTCGTCACCAACTGCGTGGGCGCCGCCCTCGCCGGCTACGCCCTGGCACGCCTGCGCTACCGCGGCCGCAAGGCGGCCACCCTCGTCTTCATCCTGGCCATGCTGGTGCCCGTCGAAGGCATCATCATCGCCCAGTTCACGACGATGCGTGAACTCGGCCTGAACAACACCCTCATCGGGGTGCTGCTGCCGGGCTGCGTCTCCGCGCTCAACGTCCTGCTGATGCGCAACGCCTTCCTCAACGTGCCCTACGAGATCGAGGAAGCCGCGTTCGTGGACGGCGCGAACGTCTGGCAGCGCTTCGTCCGCATCGCGCTGCCCGCCGTCAAGGGCACCCTCGCGGTCGTCGCGATCTTCGCCTTCATGGGCGCCTGGGACGACTTCCTGTGGCCGCTCATCGTGCTCAGCGACCCCGAGCGCTTCACCCTCACCATCGGCCTGAACTACCTGCACGGCACCTTCGCCAACGACGAACGCCTCGTCGCCGCGGGCACGGTCATCGCCGTGCTCCCGCTGATCGTCCTCTTCGCCTGCCTCCAGCGGTACTTCTTCCGCGGCGTCGGCGAAGGCGCGGTCAAGGGCTGA
- a CDS encoding alpha/beta hydrolase, whose product MTYTTVHVPISGGDSAVDCLITGSGPALVLVHGTGATPEGNWGPVIDALKDRCTIVAPTLSGSGATTDAGGPLTVDDLVAQVLGAVDAAGLDTFHLAGHSLGATVAAAAAGARPERIRSLFLHAGWAVTDPWQEFQFDLWQRLLRVDKDLFSRALQVTAFGAKTLAGRRTEDFEESVAACNALFDADGMARQSELNIRVDITEALARITAPTLVVSGSQDLIVPPHHQRELAASIAGAEFLELDCGHALPFELPELFARTVTEFVDRQQAAAA is encoded by the coding sequence ATGACCTATACGACCGTTCACGTCCCGATCTCCGGTGGCGACAGTGCCGTCGACTGCCTGATCACCGGCTCGGGTCCGGCCCTGGTGCTGGTGCACGGCACCGGCGCCACCCCCGAGGGCAACTGGGGCCCGGTCATCGACGCCCTCAAGGACCGCTGCACCATCGTCGCCCCGACCCTGTCCGGGTCGGGTGCCACCACCGACGCCGGTGGCCCGCTGACCGTCGACGACCTGGTCGCCCAGGTGCTCGGCGCCGTGGACGCGGCGGGTCTGGACACCTTCCACCTGGCGGGGCACTCCCTGGGGGCCACGGTCGCGGCCGCCGCGGCCGGGGCCCGCCCCGAGCGGATACGTTCCCTCTTCCTGCACGCGGGCTGGGCGGTGACCGACCCGTGGCAGGAGTTCCAGTTCGACCTGTGGCAGCGGCTGCTGCGCGTCGACAAGGACCTGTTCTCCCGGGCGCTCCAGGTCACCGCCTTCGGCGCCAAGACGCTGGCCGGGCGCCGCACCGAGGACTTCGAGGAGAGCGTGGCCGCGTGCAACGCGCTGTTCGACGCGGACGGCATGGCCCGCCAGTCGGAGCTGAACATCCGGGTGGACATCACCGAGGCGCTGGCCAGGATCACCGCCCCCACCCTGGTCGTGTCGGGGTCCCAGGACCTGATCGTCCCGCCGCACCACCAAAGGGAGTTGGCGGCGTCCATCGCCGGCGCCGAGTTCTTGGAACTGGACTGCGGCCATGCGCTGCCCTTCGAGCTGCCCGAGCTGTTCGCCCGTACCGTCACGGAGTTCGTGGACCGGCAGCAAGCAGCCGCCGCATGA
- a CDS encoding glutamate--cysteine ligase, with translation MADHIPTVGVEEEYFLVGAAQRTVVAAAPRILARVKPVLGDLVTGEACRYQVEGKTPPCRTLGELRHELRRVRSAVVTAAARDGVRPLASGTPLLGMRTPMPLNDDAHYLPQFEMFRSLYDTFAFCGLHVHVQVPDREHAVLVGNHLRPWLPVLVALAANSPFWEERDSGYCSWRTLGVTRWPVSGPPPYFSSAAHYDALAASLQEAGAIRGERSLYWDVRPCAHLPTVEIRVMDVPTTVEEAAVFAVLVRALVVRALERVRRGDPGPAMDEALLRAAYWRCARDGLTGHSLDPRTSRLVPTTHEVRRLLEHVRPTLAEHRELSQVTKVLRHLVTHGGGAERQRSVHARAGSLLDVVDDLAARTAASRTPGPARGPRLPGTEQTAAT, from the coding sequence ATGGCGGACCATATCCCCACCGTCGGTGTCGAGGAGGAGTACTTCCTCGTCGGTGCCGCCCAGCGCACGGTGGTCGCGGCGGCGCCCCGGATCCTGGCTCGCGTCAAGCCGGTGCTCGGGGACCTGGTGACGGGCGAGGCGTGCCGATATCAGGTGGAGGGCAAGACTCCGCCCTGCCGGACCCTCGGCGAACTCCGGCACGAACTGCGGCGCGTACGCTCCGCCGTCGTCACCGCCGCGGCGCGGGACGGGGTGCGCCCTCTCGCCTCCGGGACACCGCTGCTGGGCATGCGGACGCCGATGCCGCTCAATGACGACGCCCACTACCTTCCCCAGTTCGAGATGTTCAGGTCCCTGTACGACACCTTCGCCTTCTGCGGGCTCCACGTACACGTCCAGGTCCCGGACCGGGAGCACGCCGTCCTGGTCGGCAACCACCTGCGGCCGTGGCTGCCCGTCCTGGTGGCACTGGCGGCGAACTCCCCCTTCTGGGAGGAGCGGGACAGCGGCTACTGCAGCTGGCGGACCCTGGGAGTCACGCGCTGGCCCGTGTCCGGCCCGCCGCCGTACTTCTCCTCGGCCGCGCACTACGACGCGCTCGCGGCTTCGCTCCAGGAGGCAGGCGCGATCCGGGGCGAACGCTCGCTGTACTGGGACGTGCGTCCGTGTGCGCACCTGCCCACCGTGGAGATCAGGGTGATGGACGTCCCCACCACCGTCGAGGAAGCGGCGGTCTTCGCGGTCCTCGTGCGGGCACTGGTCGTCCGTGCGCTGGAACGGGTACGCCGCGGCGACCCCGGGCCCGCGATGGACGAAGCGCTGCTGCGTGCGGCGTACTGGCGGTGCGCCCGCGATGGTCTGACCGGGCACAGCCTCGATCCGCGGACCAGCCGGCTGGTGCCGACCACCCACGAGGTACGCCGCCTGCTGGAGCACGTCCGGCCGACTCTGGCGGAACACCGCGAGCTGTCGCAGGTCACCAAGGTCCTGCGGCATCTCGTCACGCATGGCGGCGGAGCCGAACGGCAGCGCTCCGTCCACGCCCGCGCGGGCAGCCTGCTCGACGTCGTCGACGACCTGGCCGCCCGCACGGCCGCGAGCCGGACACCGGGCCCCGCGCGGGGGCCGCGGCTGCCCGGCACCGAACAGACCGCGGCTACTTGA